The Babylonia areolata isolate BAREFJ2019XMU chromosome 32, ASM4173473v1, whole genome shotgun sequence genome window below encodes:
- the LOC143276701 gene encoding GTP-binding protein Rheb-like, which produces MASLPRERKILFMGFRSVGKSSLIIQFVENQFVDNYEPTIENTFTKNLKVGGQDFSLQVVDTAGQDEYSLIPQSYFMNINGYVIVYSVNSEKSFKVAQVVYSKLIDVRGDMGLPVVLVGNKKDLRMERVISYEEGKRLADSWGVPFLEASAKENSSVREIFEKTVQVIMAQENGSVQTKSSCVLS; this is translated from the exons ATGGCAAGTCTACCAAGGGAACGCAAAATTTTGTTCATGGGGTTCAGATCTGTTG GCAAGTCATCTCTAATCATCCAGTTTGTTGAGAACCAGTTTGTCGACAATTATGAGCCAACCATTGAAAACA CTTTCACGAAGAATCTCAAGGTTGGGGGCCAGGACTTCAGTCTTCAGGTGGTGGACACTGCTGGACAG GATGAATACTCCCTCATACCCCAGTCGTACTTCATGAACATCAATGGCTATGTGATCGTCTATTCAGTCAACTCAGAAAAGAG tttcaagGTGGCCCAGGTGGTGTATTCCAAACTGATAGACGTGAGAGGAGACATGGG GCTTCCTGTTGTGTTGGTAGGCAACAAGAAAGACCTGCGAATGGAAAG AGTTATATCCTACGAGGAGGGGAAGAGACTGGCTGACTCGTGGGGGGTACCTTTCCTGGAGGCCTCTGCTAAGGAAAACTCT TCGGTACGAGAGATCTTTGAGAAGACGGTGCAGGTGATCATGGCCCAGGAGAACGGCTCAGTGCAGACCAAGAGCAGCTGCGTGTTGTCGTGA